One window of the Trifolium pratense cultivar HEN17-A07 linkage group LG2, ARS_RC_1.1, whole genome shotgun sequence genome contains the following:
- the LOC123905432 gene encoding sugar transport protein 13-like encodes MFLSQVVIAIILGFKVADHSDNLSKGYAIFVVILVCTFVSAFAWSIGPLGWLISSEIFPLETRSAGQSVTVCVNLLFTFVIAQAFLSMLCHFKFGIFLFFSGWVFIMSIFVFFLVPETKNIPIEEMIERVWKQHWFWRRFVEDEYDNEKVNADYQL; translated from the coding sequence ATGTTCTTGTCTCAAGTCGTAATAGCTATCATTTTAGGGTTCAAGGTTGCTGATCATTCGGATAACCTTTCAAAAGGTTACGCAATTTTCGTAGTTATCTTGGTTTGCACTTTCGTGTCTGCTTTTGCTTGGTCTATAGGTCCTCTTGGATGGCTTATTTCAAGTGAGATATTTCCATTGGAGACTCGTTCGGCCGGACAAAGTGTCACTGTTTGTGTCAATTTGCTCTTCACCTTTGTCATTGCACAAGCTTTTCTATCCATGTTGTGTCATTTCAAGTTTGgcatcttcttgttcttctctgGATGGGTTTTCATCATGTCAatctttgtgtttttcttggtgCCGGAGACGAAGAACATACCGATTGAAGAGATGATTGAGAGAGTATGGAAGCAACATTGGTTCTGGAGGAGGTTTGTTGAAGATGAGTATGACAATGAGAAAGTTAATGCTGATTATCAGTTGTAA